From one Stigmatopora nigra isolate UIUO_SnigA chromosome 8, RoL_Snig_1.1, whole genome shotgun sequence genomic stretch:
- the LOC144200529 gene encoding nesprin-2, with protein MSGLDGPPRRMDRELESTDARDGEAAECEALERRWRLWHGFMEEHAHLDAWLRSAERALASGDTARVTRGGAVDDVRRFQRLRCEVASRLSQLDALSQKKRSLAPLFQGAMRARLLAAVRDCRLRWKSLNVKLESLGEKVQGFQYEWEEFKEETEELAVWLAEMEAGLTQVLHATGNTCQKLRQLQRFKQSVSVNSARVNGVLQRGEVLIQHADDARDAERVERRLLELLRQCAHIYGDIGRARTRLLSMRLVFEDDFLLSPPPPDSGCPSETWLDEDRELWLDPTERRRHSQPSRPPSPSNEPLGLEWDPSVDIGRHLSFCAVNTGVAESDERRSYLASLDSEDIAESRVDRRAESDIRGRGPAFASRNQATQTDAQCSGAGDPPRLAAHVPSCRGDERADSSKKPRRTQEDLKREDKKESYNKARQRRYSAVVGKAAVASGAGAGSAKCLLLVAALSVLVCLLWSFPEPPCHHTGAVNLHLSYVNGPPPT; from the exons ATGTCCGGATTAGACGGGCCGCCACGCCGGATGGACCGAGAACTAGAGTCGACGGACGCCCGGGATGGCGAAGCGGCAGAGTGCGAGGC CTTGGAGAGAAGATGGCGGCTCTGGCACGGCTTCATGGAGGAACACGCCCACCTGGACGCCTGGCTGCGATCGGCCGAGCGGGCCCTGGCCTCCGGTGACACGGCGCGGGTCACCCGCGGGGGCGCCGTGGACGACGTCAGAAGGTTTCAG AGACTGCGTTGCGAGGTGGCCTCGCGTCTGTCTCAGCTGGACGCGCTGAGCCAGAAGAAGCGTTCCCTGGCGCCGTTGTTTCAGGGCGCCATGCGGGCCCGCCTCCTGGCCGCCGTCCGGGACTGCCGACTGCGATGGAAGAGCCTCAACGTCAAACTGGAGTCCCTCGGCGAGAAAGTCCAG GGTTTCCAATACGAGTGGGAGGAGTTTAAGGAGGAGACGGAGGAGCTGGCCGTCTGGTTGGCTGAAATGGAAGCCGGTCTCACCCAAGTCCTCCACGCCACGGGGAACACGTGTCAAAAACTGCGACAGCTGCAG CGGTTCAAGCAGAGCGTGAGCGTCAACTCGGCTCGCGTGAACGGGGTGCTGCAGCGCGGCGAGGTCCTCATCCAGCACGCCGACGACGCCCGCGACGCCGAGCGAGTGGAGCGCCGCCTGCTGGAGCTCCTTCGCCAATGCGCTCACATCTACGGCGACATCGGACGAGCGCGCACCAGGCTCCTTAGCATGAGACTG GTATTCGAGGACGATTTCCTGCTAAGTCCGCCTCCTCCGGATTCTGGCTGCCCTTCCGAGACGTGGTTGGACGAGGACAGAGAGCTCTGGCTGGATCCAACAG AGCGCCGCCGCCACAGTCAGCCTTCTCGTCCTCCTTCGCCGTCTAACGAACCCCTGGGTCTGGAATGGGACCCCTCGGTGGATATCGGACGCCACTTATCCTTCTGTGCAGTCAACACAG GTGTGGCAGAAAGCGACGAGAGGCGGAGCTACCTGGCATCCCTGGACTCCGAAGACATCGCCGAGAGTCGAGTGGACCGCCGCGCCGAATCGGACATCCGGGGTCGTGGTCCCGCCTTCGCATCCCGTAATCAAGCCACGCAGACGGACGCTCAG tgTTCGGGCGCCGGCGATCCACCGCGGCTGGCGGCGCACGTCCCGAGTTGCCGCGGCGACGAGCGCGCCGACTCGTCCAAGAAGCCACGTCGG ACTCAAGAAGACCTAAAGCGAGAGGACAAGAAAGAATCCTACAACAAAGCCCGTCAAAG ACGCTACTCGGCCGTCGTGGGCAAAGCGGCGGTGGCCAGCGGCGCCGGCGCCGGCAGCGCCAAGTGCCTCCTGTTGGTGGCGGCGCTCTCCGTGCTGGTTTGTCTCCTGTGGAGCTTCCCGGAGCCGCCCTGCCATCACACCGGCGCCGTCAACTTGCACCTGAGCTACGTCAACGGACCCCCGCCCACCTGA
- the clip3 gene encoding CAP-Gly domain-containing linker protein 3, with protein sequence MTKEENLEMTEKERHEQEEEQEEEEEDEDEEDTRIRRGEDGELTEEDEDDEGDRREAEAPEELTAAAVDDEPLSVSALQSPLRESRRRPMVHPSAQAPLPQNYPFTFFDPNDPACQEILSDPRTSIPELFAIVRQWVPQVQHKIDVIGNEILKRGCHVNDRDGLTDMTLLHYSCKAGAHGVGDPAAALRLTSQLMSLGADVSLRSRWTNMNALHYAAYFDVPELVRVLLKAAKPRVLNSTCSDFQYGTALHIAASNLCLGAVNCLLEHGANPSVRNENGHVPAEVVPDPMDMTLDKAEAAMVAKELKQLLLDAVPLSCNLPRATLPNYDNIPGNLMLSSLGMKLGERVQLDDMKKGTLRFCGTTEFASGQWVGVELDEPEGKNDGSVGGVRYFICPPKLGIFAPVSKIAKSAEQTASSVTSTPRTPRANLASRLTGKNKKDKEKKEKAPKKKSSVVSLDPEGLNVEVGDQVLVAGQKNGIVRFIGKTDFAPGLWFGVELDQPTGKHDGSVFGVRYFSCLPKYGVFAPPSRVQRIGGPLPGSHNEQKNMKKVHQITMSQPKRNFNAVGSPKDLTSENSMSRLLFCCWFPWMLRAEMRT encoded by the exons ATGACCAAAGAGGAGAACCTGGAGATGACGGAGAAGGAGAGGCACGAGCAGgaggaggaacaagaagaagaggaggaggacgaggatgaGGAGGACACCAGGATCAGGAGAGGGGAGGACGGGGAACTCACcgaggaagacgaggacgaCGAAGGAGATCGGCGGGAGGCCGAAGCCCCCGAGGAGCtgaccgccgccgccgtggacGACGAGCCGCTGTCCGTGTCGGCGCTCCAGAGTCCGCTCCGGGAGAGCCGGCGGCGCCCCATGGTGCACCCCTCGGCGCAGGCGCCCCTGCCACAAAACTATC CCTTCACCTTCTTCGACCCCAACGACCCGGCCTGTCAGGAGATCCTGTCGGACCCCCGGACCAGCATCCCGGAGCTCTTTGCCATCGTGCGTCAGTGGGTCCCCCAGGTGCAGCACAAGATCGACGTCATCGGCAACGAG ATTCTAAAACGCGGTTGCCACGTCAACGACCGCGACGGCCTGACGGACATGACGCTGCTCCACTACAGCTGCAAGGCGGGCGCGCACGGCGTGG GCGACCCGGCGGCGGCGCTGCGTCTGACCAGCCAGCTGATGTCTCTGGGCGCGGACGTCAGTCTGAGGAGCCGCTGGACCAACATGAACGCCCTGCACTACGCCGCCTACTTTGACGTGCCCGAATTGGTGCGGGTGCTGCTGAAGGCCGCCAAACCCAGAG TTTTGAACTCCACGTGCAGCGACTTCCAGTACGGGACGGCCCTGCACATCGCCGCCTCCAACCTGTGCCTGGGTGCCGTCAACTGTCTGCTGGAGCACGGCGCCAACCCCAGCGTGCGG AACGAAAACGGCCACGTCCCGGCCGAGGTGGTCCCCGACCCCATGGACATGACTCTGGACAAGGCGGAGGCGGCCATGGTGGCCAAGGAGCTGAAGCAGCTGCTCTTGGACGCCGTGCCGCTCAGCTGTAACCTTCCCCGGGCCACCTTGCCCAACTACGACAACATTCCCGGGAACCTCATGCTGTCATCGCTGGGCATGAAGCTGGGCGAGCGCGTGCAGCTGGACGACATGAAG AAGGGGACGCTCCGGTTTTGCGGGACCACCGAGTTCGCCAGCGGCCAGTGGGTGGGCGTGGAGCTGGACGAGCCCGAGGGCAAGAACGACGGCAGCGTGGGCGGCGTGCGTTACTTCATCTGCCCTCCCAAACTGGGCATCTTCGCTCCGGTGTCCAAGATCGCCAAGTCGGCGGAGCAGACGGCGTCCTCTGTCACCTCCACGCCCAGGACCCCCCGCGCCAATCTGGCCTCGCGCCTTACTGGGAAGAACAAGAAAGACaaagagaagaaggagaaaG CCCCGAAGAAGAAGTCGTCCGTGGTCAGTCTGGATCCGGAAGGACTGAACGTGGAGGTCGGAGATCaggttttggtcgccgggcagaAAAACGGCATTGTGCGCTTCATCGGAAAGACAGACTTTGCTCCGG GTTTGTGGTTCGGCGTAGAGTTGGACCAGCCCACCGGCAAGCACGACGGCTCCGTCTTCGGCGTCCGCTACTTCAGCTGCCTGCCCAAATATGGCGTGTTTGCCCCGCCCTCTCGAGTCCAGAG GATTGGAGGACCTCTGCCGGGCTCCCACAACGAGCAGAAGAACATGAAGAAAGTCCACCAGATCACCA TGTCTCAACCCAAGCGGAACTTCAACGCGGTGGGCTCTCCCAAAGATCTGACCTCCGAGAACTCCATGTCCAG GTTGCTCTTCTGCTGCTGGTTTCCGTGGATGCTGCGAGCCGAGATGCGCACCTGA